One genomic window of Polyangium aurulentum includes the following:
- a CDS encoding TVP38/TMEM64 family protein yields MPPLPPMRRLVRLLPVMAFCALPLLALRSPTMRAALLSLIAFMREAGAAGLAAFIAVEAVALLFVAPLWLMSGVAGYVYGFTHGYMVALPAVALCCTFTFLVGRLFMGKLVAEYTAGNRFWAAVDRAVRADGLKMTLLLRVTVVVPQNLLNYMMSATPVRARDFLLGSFIGLAPMTLFHVYLGTTVSTAAALIARETRASGAVTWATIAGGFVASIVGIVVMVRLGRRALARALADATPADPAAPAAVE; encoded by the coding sequence ATGCCGCCGCTGCCGCCGATGCGACGCCTCGTGCGATTGCTCCCCGTGATGGCGTTCTGCGCCTTGCCGCTGCTCGCGCTGCGCTCGCCCACCATGCGCGCGGCGCTGCTTTCGCTCATCGCGTTCATGCGCGAGGCGGGCGCCGCGGGGCTCGCCGCCTTCATCGCCGTCGAGGCCGTCGCCTTGCTCTTCGTCGCCCCCCTCTGGCTCATGAGCGGCGTCGCCGGCTACGTCTACGGCTTCACGCACGGCTACATGGTCGCGCTGCCCGCGGTGGCGCTCTGCTGCACCTTCACCTTCCTCGTCGGCCGCCTGTTCATGGGCAAGCTCGTCGCGGAGTACACCGCCGGCAACCGCTTCTGGGCCGCCGTCGATCGCGCCGTCCGCGCCGATGGCCTGAAGATGACGCTGCTCCTGCGCGTGACCGTGGTCGTGCCCCAGAACCTGCTCAACTACATGATGTCGGCGACGCCCGTCCGCGCGCGCGACTTCTTGCTCGGCTCGTTCATCGGCCTCGCGCCGATGACGCTCTTCCACGTCTATCTCGGCACCACGGTGAGCACCGCCGCGGCCTTGATCGCGAGGGAGACGCGCGCGAGCGGCGCGGTCACATGGGCGACGATCGCGGGCGGCTTCGTCGCCTCGATCGTCGGCATCGTCGTGATGGTGCGGCTCGGCCGGCGCGCGCTCGCACGGGCGCTCGCCGACGCCACGCCCGCAGATCCCGCCGCGCCCGCAGCGGTCGAATGA